Part of the candidate division KSB1 bacterium genome is shown below.
CCCTTGCTGCGCGCCGTGTGCAGCATCCAATGCTTTTTGGCGGTAATCGGCGACCGAACGCGCTGAAAATAGGTGCCCGGGCACTCGCCTGAAGAAAGAGCGGCAAAGGCTTCCTGTTTTGTACCGTTAAAAATGATCGTATCGATGCCGCGCAGCGCCGCTTTTTCCGCCGCCTGCAGTTTGGTGATCATGCCTCCGGTTGATACGCCGCTGCCGCGTCCGCCTGCCAGAGCATAGATCGAAGCATCGATCCTTTCCACAAAAGAGATCAACTGGGCATCGGCATATTGCTTGGGGTCTTTGTCGAACAGCCCGTCGATGTCAGAGGCAATGAGCAGCAGATCGGCTTCGGCCAATACGGCGACGTAAGCGGCCAAATTGTCGTTATCGCCCACGCGCAGCTCATCGACGACGGTGGTGTCGTTTTCGTTGATGATCGGCAGAACTTGGCGTTCGAGCAGCTCCATCAGCGTATTTTTGGCATTGACAAAGCGCCGTCGTTCCTTGAGATCGTCAAAGGTCAATAAAAGCTGCGCGCAGGGAAAGTCAAAGTATTTGCTCCAATGCGTCATCAGCAGCGGCTGTCCGACCGCAGCCAGCGCCTGCTTTTCGCGAATCGTCAATGGCTTGCTGACACGGGAAAGCACGGACAGTCCCGCCGCTACAGCGCCGGAGCTGACCAAAATGATTTCCTTGCCCAAGGCCCGACATTGGGCAATAAATGCGGCAATGTGGATGGTATTTTCGTTGGAAACGCGGCGGCCTTCGGGCGCCACCAGCGTGCTGCCGACCTTGAGCACCGCCCGTTTCCATGACGGTAATGGAACCATAACAATCTTTATAATTGGGAGATAAGCTGAAAGGCGCTGCCGTGTCGGCAGCGCCCGAAGCAATATAGTATTTTTTCGCTATTTTAGCAAAACCAGCTTGAGGGTCTTTTGATAGTCGGCGGCTTTGAAGCGGGCGAAATAGACACCGGTACTCTGGTCGTCGGCGTGCCAATTCACCGTGTGCTCTCCGGCAGGGTATAGATCATTTGCCAGTTCCGCAACCTGCCGACCGAGCGAGTTATAGACAACGAGATTCACCCTGGCAGCGCGCGGCAGGTAAAACCGCAGAGTCGTAACGGCATTGAACGGATTGGGATAGTTGGGAGCAATTCGAAATGCAGTCGGTATCGCCGACTCGTCGTTTTCTTCGACAGGACTGGCCGCATCGTCGGCGCGTGGTGAGCCGTGAATTACAGCCGAAGCGGTCCAATAGTCGGCGTTGTTCGGATCGCCGCTCGGACGAGCCAAGCGCGCAACCAGCGACTTGCCTTTTCCGTCTGCTTCCGTCGGCCAGGGCTCTTTATCGTTGTATTTGAAATTCAATACGGTATCGCCGGCGGCGGAAACAAGCGTTATTCGTTCGCCGGCGTTGCTCAGGTTGCCTTCGTATTGGCCGTCGGCTGAAAAACCGTAGCGCAGTTTAAAGTATTCGGCGCCGGAGCATAACACAATAAAGCCGCCCGGCGGTAATAGGGTTTGCGGCGGGAATTGATAATGGATTCCTTTGACGAATTGTGCGCCCGTCAGGTTGAGGGGGGTGCCGCCGATATTTTTCAACTCGATAAACTCGAACAGATCGCCGTCGAGGGTATCCGATCCGGCGATATGCGGCAGAGGATGATAGTGCAGTTCCGTAACGCGCAGGCTGCTCAAATCCTCATGCACCGCCAATAGAATTTCATCCACGGCGCTCCATTCATTATTAAAGAGTACCCGCGCCTTGACCCAGGTGGTCTGATAAATCGGAATCGGTGCCTTGTATTCCAAAGCCGATGCCGACAACAAACCGCTGCTCTTTTCGTTTACGGCGGCCGTCAATTCCGGCAGGATGAGAAAATCCGAACTGGTTGTGGAAACGTTCAAGGCATGAATCGCCAGCAGATTGACGCCGGCGCGAAGAAGGCCGACCCGATCGGTCAGATCGAATGTTTCCGGCTGCTCGGCCTCGTGGTTTCCCGTGGCAGCGGAATTCCACTGCAGGTCGGCCGGAGCGTTGACCTCAAGGACTTTAATACCATTAAGATAAACGACAAAACCGTCGTCATAAAGAACGCTCAAGCTTAGGCTCGTAAAGAGGGGCAGATCAGCTGCTTGAACGACGAAAGGGATGCGCAACAGACAACTGGTGTTGGGTGTCGTCGTGTTGCTTTGATGCATATATTTGGCGACATCCAGCTTGATATAGCCTTCATAGCCGGTTTCTTTTTCATAGCCGACGCCGCCGGGAAGACCGCTGCAGAGCTCCCAATCCGAATGATCAAAAGCCGGATCGCTTCGCCAGGAAGGCGGCACGGCCCCCTTGGGTACCAGGACGCGCTTCGGCGTTGTGCGAGAGATCAAATTGACCCAACGCACTCCTCCCTCGGCAAAAGGATTGTGCGGATCCTGGCCGTCGAGCGTATAGTAAATCTTTCCACGCGGCGAGGACATGGTCAGTTGAAAGCCTTTCTCGACCGTGCGGCTGCGGGTATTAAAAAGCGGCGGATCAAAATTGGGGTACCAGCCTTTGGCTTTGAACTGCTTTAATACGATTTCCGACCGACGCGGGAAATATTCGTTGACCAAATAATTGACTTCGTTCATCCATTCGATGTCGCGGGTGTAGGGAGGTTTACGCAGAACATCTCCCCAGCGCGCCGACTCGGCAATGATGGCGTTGTCGATTTGCTGCTTACGGTACAGAAGGCGCTCTATATTGCGTTCGGGAGTCAATGCTCCATTGTTGAAAAAGTGTTTGT
Proteins encoded:
- the proB gene encoding glutamate 5-kinase; translated protein: MVPLPSWKRAVLKVGSTLVAPEGRRVSNENTIHIAAFIAQCRALGKEIILVSSGAVAAGLSVLSRVSKPLTIREKQALAAVGQPLLMTHWSKYFDFPCAQLLLTFDDLKERRRFVNAKNTLMELLERQVLPIINENDTTVVDELRVGDNDNLAAYVAVLAEADLLLIASDIDGLFDKDPKQYADAQLISFVERIDASIYALAGGRGSGVSTGGMITKLQAAEKAALRGIDTIIFNGTKQEAFAALSSGECPGTYFQRVRSPITAKKHWMLHTARSKGVLIIDDGAKRALLTGGASLLPSGIVDVQGRFKPGDFVDIYSQQKEYIAKGLCQYETDDLRRIMGRKSHEILSILGYITAEEVVHRNDLVLMQANPTGGFERGRREDDKKFK
- a CDS encoding CotH kinase family protein, with translation MKTYSAYLMLIITAFSASAQSKKLTFDPPRGFYENPLDVTITSPVEGATIKYTFNGEDPLTSKSALSAKSPAVVRIDPRNTTNRDRAPGVCVRAIAVLNNQPVTNMVTHTYLFAKLVTELSPDGQRPGPKWPPHGSSVNGQLMDYGMDPSVYTNSRYRNKMEAALLDIPSISMVMDLEDLFNPATGIFVNAVQRGIEWERPCSIELLNPDGSDGFHINCGVRIRGGYSRVGSNRKHAFRYFFRKEYGEGTLNHPLFGNEGVDKFDQIDLATSQNYSWAYGAGSKDGGAERNTLLRDLFSRDLQRDMGQPYTRSRYYHLYINGTYWGLFYTQERSEADFAARYFGGNPEDYDAVKVDAGYGRPYVIEAANGTLDAWNALWALAKKGFSDNAAYFRVQGLNPDGTRNPSYPKYLDVDNLIDYMINTYFVGDFDAPISEFLGNVRPNNFWAIYNRVNPDGFKFFRHDAEHTLFNVNEDRTGPFPAGEQQEHFNPQWLHQQLTANAEYRLRFADRVYKHFFNNGALTPERNIERLLYRKQQIDNAIIAESARWGDVLRKPPYTRDIEWMNEVNYLVNEYFPRRSEIVLKQFKAKGWYPNFDPPLFNTRSRTVEKGFQLTMSSPRGKIYYTLDGQDPHNPFAEGGVRWVNLISRTTPKRVLVPKGAVPPSWRSDPAFDHSDWELCSGLPGGVGYEKETGYEGYIKLDVAKYMHQSNTTTPNTSCLLRIPFVVQAADLPLFTSLSLSVLYDDGFVVYLNGIKVLEVNAPADLQWNSAATGNHEAEQPETFDLTDRVGLLRAGVNLLAIHALNVSTTSSDFLILPELTAAVNEKSSGLLSASALEYKAPIPIYQTTWVKARVLFNNEWSAVDEILLAVHEDLSSLRVTELHYHPLPHIAGSDTLDGDLFEFIELKNIGGTPLNLTGAQFVKGIHYQFPPQTLLPPGGFIVLCSGAEYFKLRYGFSADGQYEGNLSNAGERITLVSAAGDTVLNFKYNDKEPWPTEADGKGKSLVARLARPSGDPNNADYWTASAVIHGSPRADDAASPVEENDESAIPTAFRIAPNYPNPFNAVTTLRFYLPRAARVNLVVYNSLGRQVAELANDLYPAGEHTVNWHADDQSTGVYFARFKAADYQKTLKLVLLK